One genomic segment of Gasterosteus aculeatus chromosome 6, fGasAcu3.hap1.1, whole genome shotgun sequence includes these proteins:
- the unc5b gene encoding netrin receptor UNC5B isoform X5, whose amino-acid sequence MLPVRMQRGEGIGPLVLLLLVGGLVSGTESSDYSEAEVLPDSFPSAPAEPLPEFLLEPEDAFIVKNRPVQLRCRASPATQIYFKCNGEWVNQNDHVTRESLDQVTGLVVREVDISVSRTQVEELFGLEDYWCQCVAWSSAGTTKSNRAYVRIAYLRKNFEQEPLGREVRLEQEVLLQCRPPEGMPAAEVDWLKNEDVIDPSQDSNFLITIDHDLIVKQARLSDTANYTCVARNVVARRRSSTATLIVYVSGGWSSWTEWSECNARCGRGWQRRTRSCTNPAPLNGGAFCEGPPFQRVTCTTLCPVDGGWTDWAKWSACGTECTHWRSRECQAPPPRNGGKHCSGSMMESKNCTEGLCARTLAPGTSVAVYAGLVGALLLCVILVLCVGVLAYRRRCRHLHGDITDSSSALTAAFHPGNYKPPRQDNTHPLHPSAPPDLTATAGTFRGPLFSLKQGVNDSPHKIPMTTSPLLDPLPSLKIKVYNGSTLSSLELPADMGLCDGEILSLKSVSTMGRERDYHSHTLPREPGLSTSATMGNLGGRLTIPNTGVSLLVPPGTIPQGKFYEMYLIINKWDNTTLPSEGSQTVLSPVVSCGPSGMLLNRPVVLTLPHCAQLDTPTPDWTLTLKTQTHQGAWEEVLTAGEETLSSPCYLQLEEECCHVLMEQLGTYGLVGQSCPPQPACKRLQLALFAPRAPCLSLDYSLRIYCIHDTPHALKEVLDLERSLGGVLLEDPKPLIFKDSYHNLRLSIHDIPHTHWRSKLLAKYQEIPFYHIWSGSQRPLHCTFSLERGSLAVSQIACKICVRQVEGEGQIFQLHTDIQETLPPHSPLPSGGTCLPSSQVGPFAFRLPDSIRQKICASLDAPSARGCDWRLLARSLGFDRYLNYFATKPSPTGVLLDLWEACHQADADLVSLATALEEMGKSEVLVVMTTDGDC is encoded by the exons AGAGCAGCGACTACAGCGAGGCAGAGGTTCTCCCCGACTCCTTCCCGTCAGCACCAGCGGAGCCTCTCCCAGAATTCCTGCTGGAACCGGAGGACGCTTTCATCGTAAAGAACCGGCCCGTCCAGCTGCGGTGCCGCGCGTCGCCCGCCACCCAGATCTACTTCAAATGTAACGGAGAATGGGTCAATCAAAACGATCACGTCACCAGAGAGAGCCTGGACCAGGTCACGG GGCTGGTGGTGCGAGAGGTGGACATCTCGGTGTCGAGGACTCAGGTGGAGGAGCTGTTTGGGTTGGAGGACTACTGGTGCCAGTGTGTGGCCTGGAGCTCGGCCGGGACCACCAAGAGCAACCGGGCCTACGTTCGCATTGCAT ACCTGAGGAAGAACTTTGAGCAGGAGCCACTGGGGAGGGAGGTGCGACTCGAACAGGAGGTGTTGCTTCAGTGTCGCCCCCCGGAAGGCATGCCTGCTGCTGAG GTGGATTGGTTGAAGAACGAGGATGTCATCGATCCATCGCAGGATTCCAACTTCCTGATCACCATCGATCACGATCTGATCGTCAAGCAGGCCAGACTCTCAGACACGGCCAACTACACCTGCGTGGCTCGTAACGTGGTGGCCCGGAGACGCAGCAGCACGGCCACTCTTATTGTTTACG TGAGCGGAGGATGGTCGTCTTGGACTGAGTGGTCAGAGTGTAATGCTCGCTGTGGGCGGGGCTGGCAGCGACGAACACGCAGCTGCACCAATCCTGCCCCTCTGAATGGAGGAGCCTTCTGTGAAGGCCCACCCTTCCAGAGAGTGACCTGCACCACACTTTGCCCAG TGGACGGAGGCTGGACCGACTGGGCAAAGTGGTCCGCCTGTGGGACCGAGTGCACCCACTGGCGCAGTCGCGAGTGCCAGGCCCCCCCGCCCAGAAACGGCGGGAAGCACTGCAGCGGCAGCATGATGGAGAGCAAAAACTGCACCGAGGGGTTGTGTGCACGCA CGCTCGCCCCAGGTACGAGTGTCGCGGTCTACGCCGGTCTGGTGGGggccctgctgctgtgtgtgattTTGGTGTTGTGCGTGGGAGTGCTGGCATACCGCCGCAGATGCCGCCATCTCCATGGAGACATCACtgattcttcttctgctctcacTGCGGCCTTCCACCCAGGCAACTACAAGCCCCCCAGACAGG ATAACACCCACCCTCTGCATCCCTCAGCTCCACCCGATCTGACAGCCACGGCGGGGACTTTCCGCGGGCCGCTCTTCTCCCTGAAGCAGGGGGTCAACGACAGCCCCCACAAAATCCCCATGACTACCTCGCCCTTGCTGGACCCACTGCCGAGTCTCAAAATCAAGGTGTATAACGGCTCCACGCTCTCCTCCCTGGAGCTCCCCGCGGACATGGGCTTGTGTGACGGGGAGATCCTCAGCCTGAAGTCAGTGAGCACCATGGGCAGAGAGCGGGATTACCACAGCCACACGCTCCCCAGGGAGCCCGGGCTGAGCACCAGCGCCACCATGGGTAACCTGGGAGGACGCCTTACCATCCCCAACACTG GTGTGAGCCTGCTGGTCCCGCCGGGCACAATACCGCAGGGGAAGTTCTATGAGATGTACCTTATTATCAACAAGTGGGACAATACAAC GTTACCCTCTGAGGGAAGTCAGACCGTACTAAGTCCTGTGGTGAGCTGTGGCCCCTCCGGTATGTTGCTGAATCGTCCCGTGGTTCTTACTTTGCCCCACTGCGCCCAGCTAGACACACCTACCCCTGACTGGACGCTCACGCTCAAGACGCAGACTCACCAGGGGGCGTGGGAG GAGGTGCTGACGGCAGGAGAGGAGACTCTGTCGTCTCCTTGCTacctgcagctggaggaggagtgtTGCCATGTTCTGATGGAGCAGCTGGGAACGTACGGTCTCGTCGGCCAGTCCTGCCCTCCGCAGCCCGCCTGCAAACGCCTGCAGTTGGCGCTGTTCGCCCCTCGGGCGCCCTGCCTCTCGCTGGACTACAGCCTTCGCATCTATTGCATCCATGACACCCCACATGCACTCAAG GAGGTGCTGGATTTGGAAAGAAGTCTAGGAGGAGTTCTGCTGGAGGATCCAAAGCCTCTAATTTTCAAAGACAGCTATCACAACCTGCGCCTGTCCATCCACGACATTCCTCACACTCACTGGAGAAGCAAACTTCTTGCAAAGTATCAG GAGATCCCGTTCTATCACATCTGGAGCGGCAGCCAGAGACCCCTGCACTGCACCTTTAGCCTAGAGAGAGGAAGCCTGGCCGTGTCCCAGATCGCCTGTAAGATCTGTGTCCgacaggtggaaggggaggggcAGATATTCCAGCTTCACACGGACATTCAGGAG ACTCTACCCCCCCACTCGCCCCTCCCATCAGGAGGCACCTGCCTGCCCTCCTCTCAAGTTGGACCCTTTGCCTTTCGCTTGCCTGATTCCATCCGCCAGAAGATCTGTGCCAGTTTGGATGCACCGAGCGCTCGAGGATGTGACTGGAGGCTCCTGGCGCGCAGTCTGGGCTTTGACAG GTACTTGAACTACTTTGCAACAAAGCCCAGTCCCACAGGTGTTCTACTGGACTTATGGGAAGCGTGTCACCAAGCGGACGCAGACTTGGTCTCTTTGGCGACCGCGCTGGAAGAAATGGGCAAAAGTGAGGTGCTAGTTGTTATGACAACAGACGGGGATTGTTGA
- the unc5b gene encoding netrin receptor UNC5B isoform X3: MLPVRMQRGEGIGPLVLLLLVGGLVSGTESSDYSEAEVLPDSFPSAPAEPLPEFLLEPEDAFIVKNRPVQLRCRASPATQIYFKCNGEWVNQNDHVTRESLDQVTGLVVREVDISVSRTQVEELFGLEDYWCQCVAWSSAGTTKSNRAYVRIAYLRKNFEQEPLGREVRLEQEVLLQCRPPEGMPAAEVDWLKNEDVIDPSQDSNFLITIDHDLIVKQARLSDTANYTCVARNVVARRRSSTATLIVYVSGGWSSWTEWSECNARCGRGWQRRTRSCTNPAPLNGGAFCEGPPFQRVTCTTLCPVDGGWTDWAKWSACGTECTHWRSRECQAPPPRNGGKHCSGSMMESKNCTEGLCARNKKISIEHASHPLAPGTSVAVYAGLVGALLLCVILVLCVGVLAYRRRCRHLHGDITDSSSALTAAFHPGNYKPPRQAPPDLTATAGTFRGPLFSLKQGVNDSPHKIPMTTSPLLDPLPSLKIKVYNGSTLSSLELPADMGLCDGEILSLKSVSTMGRERDYHSHTLPREPGLSTSATMGNLGGRLTIPNTGVSLLVPPGTIPQGKFYEMYLIINKWDNTTLPSEGSQTVLSPVVSCGPSGMLLNRPVVLTLPHCAQLDTPTPDWTLTLKTQTHQGAWEEVLTAGEETLSSPCYLQLEEECCHVLMEQLGTYGLVGQSCPPQPACKRLQLALFAPRAPCLSLDYSLRIYCIHDTPHALKEVLDLERSLGGVLLEDPKPLIFKDSYHNLRLSIHDIPHTHWRSKLLAKYQEIPFYHIWSGSQRPLHCTFSLERGSLAVSQIACKICVRQVEGEGQIFQLHTDIQETLPPHSPLPSGGTCLPSSQVGPFAFRLPDSIRQKICASLDAPSARGCDWRLLARSLGFDRSDLPHMYLNYFATKPSPTGVLLDLWEACHQADADLVSLATALEEMGKSEVLVVMTTDGDC; the protein is encoded by the exons AGAGCAGCGACTACAGCGAGGCAGAGGTTCTCCCCGACTCCTTCCCGTCAGCACCAGCGGAGCCTCTCCCAGAATTCCTGCTGGAACCGGAGGACGCTTTCATCGTAAAGAACCGGCCCGTCCAGCTGCGGTGCCGCGCGTCGCCCGCCACCCAGATCTACTTCAAATGTAACGGAGAATGGGTCAATCAAAACGATCACGTCACCAGAGAGAGCCTGGACCAGGTCACGG GGCTGGTGGTGCGAGAGGTGGACATCTCGGTGTCGAGGACTCAGGTGGAGGAGCTGTTTGGGTTGGAGGACTACTGGTGCCAGTGTGTGGCCTGGAGCTCGGCCGGGACCACCAAGAGCAACCGGGCCTACGTTCGCATTGCAT ACCTGAGGAAGAACTTTGAGCAGGAGCCACTGGGGAGGGAGGTGCGACTCGAACAGGAGGTGTTGCTTCAGTGTCGCCCCCCGGAAGGCATGCCTGCTGCTGAG GTGGATTGGTTGAAGAACGAGGATGTCATCGATCCATCGCAGGATTCCAACTTCCTGATCACCATCGATCACGATCTGATCGTCAAGCAGGCCAGACTCTCAGACACGGCCAACTACACCTGCGTGGCTCGTAACGTGGTGGCCCGGAGACGCAGCAGCACGGCCACTCTTATTGTTTACG TGAGCGGAGGATGGTCGTCTTGGACTGAGTGGTCAGAGTGTAATGCTCGCTGTGGGCGGGGCTGGCAGCGACGAACACGCAGCTGCACCAATCCTGCCCCTCTGAATGGAGGAGCCTTCTGTGAAGGCCCACCCTTCCAGAGAGTGACCTGCACCACACTTTGCCCAG TGGACGGAGGCTGGACCGACTGGGCAAAGTGGTCCGCCTGTGGGACCGAGTGCACCCACTGGCGCAGTCGCGAGTGCCAGGCCCCCCCGCCCAGAAACGGCGGGAAGCACTGCAGCGGCAGCATGATGGAGAGCAAAAACTGCACCGAGGGGTTGTGTGCACGCA ataaaaagaTTTCTATTGAACATGCAAGCCATC CGCTCGCCCCAGGTACGAGTGTCGCGGTCTACGCCGGTCTGGTGGGggccctgctgctgtgtgtgattTTGGTGTTGTGCGTGGGAGTGCTGGCATACCGCCGCAGATGCCGCCATCTCCATGGAGACATCACtgattcttcttctgctctcacTGCGGCCTTCCACCCAGGCAACTACAAGCCCCCCAGACAGG CTCCACCCGATCTGACAGCCACGGCGGGGACTTTCCGCGGGCCGCTCTTCTCCCTGAAGCAGGGGGTCAACGACAGCCCCCACAAAATCCCCATGACTACCTCGCCCTTGCTGGACCCACTGCCGAGTCTCAAAATCAAGGTGTATAACGGCTCCACGCTCTCCTCCCTGGAGCTCCCCGCGGACATGGGCTTGTGTGACGGGGAGATCCTCAGCCTGAAGTCAGTGAGCACCATGGGCAGAGAGCGGGATTACCACAGCCACACGCTCCCCAGGGAGCCCGGGCTGAGCACCAGCGCCACCATGGGTAACCTGGGAGGACGCCTTACCATCCCCAACACTG GTGTGAGCCTGCTGGTCCCGCCGGGCACAATACCGCAGGGGAAGTTCTATGAGATGTACCTTATTATCAACAAGTGGGACAATACAAC GTTACCCTCTGAGGGAAGTCAGACCGTACTAAGTCCTGTGGTGAGCTGTGGCCCCTCCGGTATGTTGCTGAATCGTCCCGTGGTTCTTACTTTGCCCCACTGCGCCCAGCTAGACACACCTACCCCTGACTGGACGCTCACGCTCAAGACGCAGACTCACCAGGGGGCGTGGGAG GAGGTGCTGACGGCAGGAGAGGAGACTCTGTCGTCTCCTTGCTacctgcagctggaggaggagtgtTGCCATGTTCTGATGGAGCAGCTGGGAACGTACGGTCTCGTCGGCCAGTCCTGCCCTCCGCAGCCCGCCTGCAAACGCCTGCAGTTGGCGCTGTTCGCCCCTCGGGCGCCCTGCCTCTCGCTGGACTACAGCCTTCGCATCTATTGCATCCATGACACCCCACATGCACTCAAG GAGGTGCTGGATTTGGAAAGAAGTCTAGGAGGAGTTCTGCTGGAGGATCCAAAGCCTCTAATTTTCAAAGACAGCTATCACAACCTGCGCCTGTCCATCCACGACATTCCTCACACTCACTGGAGAAGCAAACTTCTTGCAAAGTATCAG GAGATCCCGTTCTATCACATCTGGAGCGGCAGCCAGAGACCCCTGCACTGCACCTTTAGCCTAGAGAGAGGAAGCCTGGCCGTGTCCCAGATCGCCTGTAAGATCTGTGTCCgacaggtggaaggggaggggcAGATATTCCAGCTTCACACGGACATTCAGGAG ACTCTACCCCCCCACTCGCCCCTCCCATCAGGAGGCACCTGCCTGCCCTCCTCTCAAGTTGGACCCTTTGCCTTTCGCTTGCCTGATTCCATCCGCCAGAAGATCTGTGCCAGTTTGGATGCACCGAGCGCTCGAGGATGTGACTGGAGGCTCCTGGCGCGCAGTCTGGGCTTTGACAGGTCAGATCTGCCTCACAT GTACTTGAACTACTTTGCAACAAAGCCCAGTCCCACAGGTGTTCTACTGGACTTATGGGAAGCGTGTCACCAAGCGGACGCAGACTTGGTCTCTTTGGCGACCGCGCTGGAAGAAATGGGCAAAAGTGAGGTGCTAGTTGTTATGACAACAGACGGGGATTGTTGA
- the unc5b gene encoding netrin receptor UNC5B isoform X4, translating to MLPVRMQRGEGIGPLVLLLLVGGLVSGTESSDYSEAEVLPDSFPSAPAEPLPEFLLEPEDAFIVKNRPVQLRCRASPATQIYFKCNGEWVNQNDHVTRESLDQVTGLVVREVDISVSRTQVEELFGLEDYWCQCVAWSSAGTTKSNRAYVRIAYLRKNFEQEPLGREVRLEQEVLLQCRPPEGMPAAEVDWLKNEDVIDPSQDSNFLITIDHDLIVKQARLSDTANYTCVARNVVARRRSSTATLIVYVSGGWSSWTEWSECNARCGRGWQRRTRSCTNPAPLNGGAFCEGPPFQRVTCTTLCPVDGGWTDWAKWSACGTECTHWRSRECQAPPPRNGGKHCSGSMMESKNCTEGLCARNKKISIEHASHPLAPGTSVAVYAGLVGALLLCVILVLCVGVLAYRRRCRHLHGDITDSSSALTAAFHPGNYKPPRQAPPDLTATAGTFRGPLFSLKQGVNDSPHKIPMTTSPLLDPLPSLKIKVYNGSTLSSLELPADMGLCDGEILSLKSVSTMGRERDYHSHTLPREPGLSTSATMGNLGGRLTIPNTGVSLLVPPGTIPQGKFYEMYLIINKWDNTTLPSEGSQTVLSPVVSCGPSGMLLNRPVVLTLPHCAQLDTPTPDWTLTLKTQTHQGAWEEVLTAGEETLSSPCYLQLEEECCHVLMEQLGTYGLVGQSCPPQPACKRLQLALFAPRAPCLSLDYSLRIYCIHDTPHALKEVLDLERSLGGVLLEDPKPLIFKDSYHNLRLSIHDIPHTHWRSKLLAKYQEIPFYHIWSGSQRPLHCTFSLERGSLAVSQIACKICVRQVEGEGQIFQLHTDIQETLPPHSPLPSGGTCLPSSQVGPFAFRLPDSIRQKICASLDAPSARGCDWRLLARSLGFDRYLNYFATKPSPTGVLLDLWEACHQADADLVSLATALEEMGKSEVLVVMTTDGDC from the exons AGAGCAGCGACTACAGCGAGGCAGAGGTTCTCCCCGACTCCTTCCCGTCAGCACCAGCGGAGCCTCTCCCAGAATTCCTGCTGGAACCGGAGGACGCTTTCATCGTAAAGAACCGGCCCGTCCAGCTGCGGTGCCGCGCGTCGCCCGCCACCCAGATCTACTTCAAATGTAACGGAGAATGGGTCAATCAAAACGATCACGTCACCAGAGAGAGCCTGGACCAGGTCACGG GGCTGGTGGTGCGAGAGGTGGACATCTCGGTGTCGAGGACTCAGGTGGAGGAGCTGTTTGGGTTGGAGGACTACTGGTGCCAGTGTGTGGCCTGGAGCTCGGCCGGGACCACCAAGAGCAACCGGGCCTACGTTCGCATTGCAT ACCTGAGGAAGAACTTTGAGCAGGAGCCACTGGGGAGGGAGGTGCGACTCGAACAGGAGGTGTTGCTTCAGTGTCGCCCCCCGGAAGGCATGCCTGCTGCTGAG GTGGATTGGTTGAAGAACGAGGATGTCATCGATCCATCGCAGGATTCCAACTTCCTGATCACCATCGATCACGATCTGATCGTCAAGCAGGCCAGACTCTCAGACACGGCCAACTACACCTGCGTGGCTCGTAACGTGGTGGCCCGGAGACGCAGCAGCACGGCCACTCTTATTGTTTACG TGAGCGGAGGATGGTCGTCTTGGACTGAGTGGTCAGAGTGTAATGCTCGCTGTGGGCGGGGCTGGCAGCGACGAACACGCAGCTGCACCAATCCTGCCCCTCTGAATGGAGGAGCCTTCTGTGAAGGCCCACCCTTCCAGAGAGTGACCTGCACCACACTTTGCCCAG TGGACGGAGGCTGGACCGACTGGGCAAAGTGGTCCGCCTGTGGGACCGAGTGCACCCACTGGCGCAGTCGCGAGTGCCAGGCCCCCCCGCCCAGAAACGGCGGGAAGCACTGCAGCGGCAGCATGATGGAGAGCAAAAACTGCACCGAGGGGTTGTGTGCACGCA ataaaaagaTTTCTATTGAACATGCAAGCCATC CGCTCGCCCCAGGTACGAGTGTCGCGGTCTACGCCGGTCTGGTGGGggccctgctgctgtgtgtgattTTGGTGTTGTGCGTGGGAGTGCTGGCATACCGCCGCAGATGCCGCCATCTCCATGGAGACATCACtgattcttcttctgctctcacTGCGGCCTTCCACCCAGGCAACTACAAGCCCCCCAGACAGG CTCCACCCGATCTGACAGCCACGGCGGGGACTTTCCGCGGGCCGCTCTTCTCCCTGAAGCAGGGGGTCAACGACAGCCCCCACAAAATCCCCATGACTACCTCGCCCTTGCTGGACCCACTGCCGAGTCTCAAAATCAAGGTGTATAACGGCTCCACGCTCTCCTCCCTGGAGCTCCCCGCGGACATGGGCTTGTGTGACGGGGAGATCCTCAGCCTGAAGTCAGTGAGCACCATGGGCAGAGAGCGGGATTACCACAGCCACACGCTCCCCAGGGAGCCCGGGCTGAGCACCAGCGCCACCATGGGTAACCTGGGAGGACGCCTTACCATCCCCAACACTG GTGTGAGCCTGCTGGTCCCGCCGGGCACAATACCGCAGGGGAAGTTCTATGAGATGTACCTTATTATCAACAAGTGGGACAATACAAC GTTACCCTCTGAGGGAAGTCAGACCGTACTAAGTCCTGTGGTGAGCTGTGGCCCCTCCGGTATGTTGCTGAATCGTCCCGTGGTTCTTACTTTGCCCCACTGCGCCCAGCTAGACACACCTACCCCTGACTGGACGCTCACGCTCAAGACGCAGACTCACCAGGGGGCGTGGGAG GAGGTGCTGACGGCAGGAGAGGAGACTCTGTCGTCTCCTTGCTacctgcagctggaggaggagtgtTGCCATGTTCTGATGGAGCAGCTGGGAACGTACGGTCTCGTCGGCCAGTCCTGCCCTCCGCAGCCCGCCTGCAAACGCCTGCAGTTGGCGCTGTTCGCCCCTCGGGCGCCCTGCCTCTCGCTGGACTACAGCCTTCGCATCTATTGCATCCATGACACCCCACATGCACTCAAG GAGGTGCTGGATTTGGAAAGAAGTCTAGGAGGAGTTCTGCTGGAGGATCCAAAGCCTCTAATTTTCAAAGACAGCTATCACAACCTGCGCCTGTCCATCCACGACATTCCTCACACTCACTGGAGAAGCAAACTTCTTGCAAAGTATCAG GAGATCCCGTTCTATCACATCTGGAGCGGCAGCCAGAGACCCCTGCACTGCACCTTTAGCCTAGAGAGAGGAAGCCTGGCCGTGTCCCAGATCGCCTGTAAGATCTGTGTCCgacaggtggaaggggaggggcAGATATTCCAGCTTCACACGGACATTCAGGAG ACTCTACCCCCCCACTCGCCCCTCCCATCAGGAGGCACCTGCCTGCCCTCCTCTCAAGTTGGACCCTTTGCCTTTCGCTTGCCTGATTCCATCCGCCAGAAGATCTGTGCCAGTTTGGATGCACCGAGCGCTCGAGGATGTGACTGGAGGCTCCTGGCGCGCAGTCTGGGCTTTGACAG GTACTTGAACTACTTTGCAACAAAGCCCAGTCCCACAGGTGTTCTACTGGACTTATGGGAAGCGTGTCACCAAGCGGACGCAGACTTGGTCTCTTTGGCGACCGCGCTGGAAGAAATGGGCAAAAGTGAGGTGCTAGTTGTTATGACAACAGACGGGGATTGTTGA
- the unc5b gene encoding netrin receptor UNC5B isoform X1 — protein MLPVRMQRGEGIGPLVLLLLVGGLVSGTESSDYSEAEVLPDSFPSAPAEPLPEFLLEPEDAFIVKNRPVQLRCRASPATQIYFKCNGEWVNQNDHVTRESLDQVTGLVVREVDISVSRTQVEELFGLEDYWCQCVAWSSAGTTKSNRAYVRIAYLRKNFEQEPLGREVRLEQEVLLQCRPPEGMPAAEVDWLKNEDVIDPSQDSNFLITIDHDLIVKQARLSDTANYTCVARNVVARRRSSTATLIVYVSGGWSSWTEWSECNARCGRGWQRRTRSCTNPAPLNGGAFCEGPPFQRVTCTTLCPVDGGWTDWAKWSACGTECTHWRSRECQAPPPRNGGKHCSGSMMESKNCTEGLCARNKKISIEHASHPLAPGTSVAVYAGLVGALLLCVILVLCVGVLAYRRRCRHLHGDITDSSSALTAAFHPGNYKPPRQDNTHPLHPSAPPDLTATAGTFRGPLFSLKQGVNDSPHKIPMTTSPLLDPLPSLKIKVYNGSTLSSLELPADMGLCDGEILSLKSVSTMGRERDYHSHTLPREPGLSTSATMGNLGGRLTIPNTGVSLLVPPGTIPQGKFYEMYLIINKWDNTTLPSEGSQTVLSPVVSCGPSGMLLNRPVVLTLPHCAQLDTPTPDWTLTLKTQTHQGAWEEVLTAGEETLSSPCYLQLEEECCHVLMEQLGTYGLVGQSCPPQPACKRLQLALFAPRAPCLSLDYSLRIYCIHDTPHALKEVLDLERSLGGVLLEDPKPLIFKDSYHNLRLSIHDIPHTHWRSKLLAKYQEIPFYHIWSGSQRPLHCTFSLERGSLAVSQIACKICVRQVEGEGQIFQLHTDIQETLPPHSPLPSGGTCLPSSQVGPFAFRLPDSIRQKICASLDAPSARGCDWRLLARSLGFDRSDLPHMYLNYFATKPSPTGVLLDLWEACHQADADLVSLATALEEMGKSEVLVVMTTDGDC, from the exons AGAGCAGCGACTACAGCGAGGCAGAGGTTCTCCCCGACTCCTTCCCGTCAGCACCAGCGGAGCCTCTCCCAGAATTCCTGCTGGAACCGGAGGACGCTTTCATCGTAAAGAACCGGCCCGTCCAGCTGCGGTGCCGCGCGTCGCCCGCCACCCAGATCTACTTCAAATGTAACGGAGAATGGGTCAATCAAAACGATCACGTCACCAGAGAGAGCCTGGACCAGGTCACGG GGCTGGTGGTGCGAGAGGTGGACATCTCGGTGTCGAGGACTCAGGTGGAGGAGCTGTTTGGGTTGGAGGACTACTGGTGCCAGTGTGTGGCCTGGAGCTCGGCCGGGACCACCAAGAGCAACCGGGCCTACGTTCGCATTGCAT ACCTGAGGAAGAACTTTGAGCAGGAGCCACTGGGGAGGGAGGTGCGACTCGAACAGGAGGTGTTGCTTCAGTGTCGCCCCCCGGAAGGCATGCCTGCTGCTGAG GTGGATTGGTTGAAGAACGAGGATGTCATCGATCCATCGCAGGATTCCAACTTCCTGATCACCATCGATCACGATCTGATCGTCAAGCAGGCCAGACTCTCAGACACGGCCAACTACACCTGCGTGGCTCGTAACGTGGTGGCCCGGAGACGCAGCAGCACGGCCACTCTTATTGTTTACG TGAGCGGAGGATGGTCGTCTTGGACTGAGTGGTCAGAGTGTAATGCTCGCTGTGGGCGGGGCTGGCAGCGACGAACACGCAGCTGCACCAATCCTGCCCCTCTGAATGGAGGAGCCTTCTGTGAAGGCCCACCCTTCCAGAGAGTGACCTGCACCACACTTTGCCCAG TGGACGGAGGCTGGACCGACTGGGCAAAGTGGTCCGCCTGTGGGACCGAGTGCACCCACTGGCGCAGTCGCGAGTGCCAGGCCCCCCCGCCCAGAAACGGCGGGAAGCACTGCAGCGGCAGCATGATGGAGAGCAAAAACTGCACCGAGGGGTTGTGTGCACGCA ataaaaagaTTTCTATTGAACATGCAAGCCATC CGCTCGCCCCAGGTACGAGTGTCGCGGTCTACGCCGGTCTGGTGGGggccctgctgctgtgtgtgattTTGGTGTTGTGCGTGGGAGTGCTGGCATACCGCCGCAGATGCCGCCATCTCCATGGAGACATCACtgattcttcttctgctctcacTGCGGCCTTCCACCCAGGCAACTACAAGCCCCCCAGACAGG ATAACACCCACCCTCTGCATCCCTCAGCTCCACCCGATCTGACAGCCACGGCGGGGACTTTCCGCGGGCCGCTCTTCTCCCTGAAGCAGGGGGTCAACGACAGCCCCCACAAAATCCCCATGACTACCTCGCCCTTGCTGGACCCACTGCCGAGTCTCAAAATCAAGGTGTATAACGGCTCCACGCTCTCCTCCCTGGAGCTCCCCGCGGACATGGGCTTGTGTGACGGGGAGATCCTCAGCCTGAAGTCAGTGAGCACCATGGGCAGAGAGCGGGATTACCACAGCCACACGCTCCCCAGGGAGCCCGGGCTGAGCACCAGCGCCACCATGGGTAACCTGGGAGGACGCCTTACCATCCCCAACACTG GTGTGAGCCTGCTGGTCCCGCCGGGCACAATACCGCAGGGGAAGTTCTATGAGATGTACCTTATTATCAACAAGTGGGACAATACAAC GTTACCCTCTGAGGGAAGTCAGACCGTACTAAGTCCTGTGGTGAGCTGTGGCCCCTCCGGTATGTTGCTGAATCGTCCCGTGGTTCTTACTTTGCCCCACTGCGCCCAGCTAGACACACCTACCCCTGACTGGACGCTCACGCTCAAGACGCAGACTCACCAGGGGGCGTGGGAG GAGGTGCTGACGGCAGGAGAGGAGACTCTGTCGTCTCCTTGCTacctgcagctggaggaggagtgtTGCCATGTTCTGATGGAGCAGCTGGGAACGTACGGTCTCGTCGGCCAGTCCTGCCCTCCGCAGCCCGCCTGCAAACGCCTGCAGTTGGCGCTGTTCGCCCCTCGGGCGCCCTGCCTCTCGCTGGACTACAGCCTTCGCATCTATTGCATCCATGACACCCCACATGCACTCAAG GAGGTGCTGGATTTGGAAAGAAGTCTAGGAGGAGTTCTGCTGGAGGATCCAAAGCCTCTAATTTTCAAAGACAGCTATCACAACCTGCGCCTGTCCATCCACGACATTCCTCACACTCACTGGAGAAGCAAACTTCTTGCAAAGTATCAG GAGATCCCGTTCTATCACATCTGGAGCGGCAGCCAGAGACCCCTGCACTGCACCTTTAGCCTAGAGAGAGGAAGCCTGGCCGTGTCCCAGATCGCCTGTAAGATCTGTGTCCgacaggtggaaggggaggggcAGATATTCCAGCTTCACACGGACATTCAGGAG ACTCTACCCCCCCACTCGCCCCTCCCATCAGGAGGCACCTGCCTGCCCTCCTCTCAAGTTGGACCCTTTGCCTTTCGCTTGCCTGATTCCATCCGCCAGAAGATCTGTGCCAGTTTGGATGCACCGAGCGCTCGAGGATGTGACTGGAGGCTCCTGGCGCGCAGTCTGGGCTTTGACAGGTCAGATCTGCCTCACAT GTACTTGAACTACTTTGCAACAAAGCCCAGTCCCACAGGTGTTCTACTGGACTTATGGGAAGCGTGTCACCAAGCGGACGCAGACTTGGTCTCTTTGGCGACCGCGCTGGAAGAAATGGGCAAAAGTGAGGTGCTAGTTGTTATGACAACAGACGGGGATTGTTGA